DNA from Babylonia areolata isolate BAREFJ2019XMU chromosome 35, ASM4173473v1, whole genome shotgun sequence:
GACGCCGCCTCCAGCGACAGTTCAGACACTCCATGGAGTCACAAGCGTGTGCTCCCAGCCAACAACACCGAAGCCAAAACCAccaccgcacatacacacagcacaaagtgaagaACGGCACTTTCCAGACTTCAACAACGTCGTGGAAGATTCTGGGAGCAGAGTTCTTTTTCTCCAAACAGCCTGTGGTTCACAGAGACTCAGCagctctctctctgcttcatcCTCTCTTACAACAACTGCTGCAACTCATGAACATGGTGAAAATACATGGAGACATTCAACACCTCCTTCTAACCTTGCACCATCCTACCATGCAACGGGACGAGCAGACATGATGAGAAcacagaagacgacgacgacgaagaagaagaagaggaggaggaggaggtggaagccCAGGAGGTCCAGATCGAACCAACAAAGGGAAGGTTTTGGTGGAAACACCCTTCTCAAGAACAATGCTTCCTTGCTCAGTGGCAGTTCTTCGCGAAACAGCCAGACAACGTCGACCAGCGAGGTTCGCTTGTGGAAGAGACGTCAGGAGCAGCGTTTCTCGaactgtctgttcgtctgtgagGTAAGAgggatgatggtgagggtggaggtggggggggggggggtcgtggtggttgtgggtggttggGCAGGTATTggcggtggagtgatggccttgaggtaacgcgtccgcccaggaagcgagagaatctgagcgcactggttcgaatcatggttgagccgccgatattttctccccctccactagaccttgagtggtggtctggacgctagtcattcggatgagacgataaaccgaggtcccgtgtgcagcatgcacttaacgcacgtaaaagaacccacggcaacaaaagggttgttcctggcaaaattctgtagaaaaatccacttcgatcggaaaaacaaataaaagtgcacgcaggaaaaaaatacaaaagaatgggtggcgctgtagtatagcgacgcgctctccctggggagagcagcccgaatttcacacagagaaatctgttgtgataaaaagaaatacaaatacaagacatTTAGtgttccttttttgggggggttgggtgggtgggggtatgatagggagtgagagagaaggggtgtgagaggagagaggtgacAGGGGTGGGAGACAACACCCTCTCATTATTcatctgttctttctgtttctgtttctctgtatctgtccatctgtctatctgcctgactAGAATTTCatgaagaagaggggaaaaaaagtgttttagaataaatagatgaatgataAGGGAAATGTGGAAGTTGGAGAAAGATATTATCCTGgctagattaactcactcagtacggccagtcctctcttctcctctacacagacccctcggatgtccagtgggtgtctgaatgacccaacctttagcttccgtcgtcagaattgtggtattctctgtcaacattcacctcttcagtataagagccttccgcttgcaatattttgatgatggtaattggggtgaaacgctgttaacgtcgtccctttcgccgttcgtatggagagagttaatagataaatatatagatagatagattgtatttcttatttttgtcacaacagatttctctgtgtgaaattcgggctgctctctctggggagagcgcatcgctgcactgagagtgccacccttttttttttttttttttttttttttttttttgctgcgtgcagttttatatgtgtttcctatcgaagtggatttttctacagaattttgccagggacccttttgttgccgtgggttcttttacatgcgctaagtgcatgctgcacacaggacctcggttaatcgtctcatccgaatgactagcgtccagaccaccactcaaggccttgtggaggtggagaaaatactggcgactgagccgtgattcgaaccagcgcgctcagattctctcgcttcctaggcagacgcgtgaCCTCTAGGCCATAATTCCAGGTAGACAGGTGTGTAGATAGATTCGTacctaggtaggtaggtaagtaggaaATAGATAATTAAAAGGACAAAGGAATCGTTCCCCAATTTACGTGCTTTGATGGTTTGGGAAATGAGTAGCAATGTAGTCAggcacgtcctcctcctcctcctcctcctcctcctccttctcctcctcctgctcctcctccctcctcctcctgctcctcctcttccacctcctcctcctcctgctcctcctcctcctgctcctcatcctcatcctgctcctcctcctcctcctgctcctccacatcttcttctcttttttttcttcttcctcctcctcctccttcttctcctgctattCCTCTTCTTtcacctcttcccctcctcctcctcgtcctcctcctcttcttcttctcctttttcttctccttcttaattctcctcctcttcctcctcctctaactctttccttctccttcgcttctttttcttcttcttcctccttctccttctccttctcctccttttcctctttcttcttgtgtCTCCTacacttcttcctccccctcctccttcttcctcctcctcctcttctccttctcctatgcttcttctttataaaaaaaaagaaaaaaaagagaacttcaGTGTCCACACACATAGCTCCAATCGGCATCCCCTCCATGGTTTCAGAAGTGCGATGACGGAAGTCTGacagagcaccaccaccaccacgacggccACGAAGCTCACGTGCTGAGAAAGGCCGGGAGCTCCCAgctctgctgcagcagctgtggCAGCAGTggcgctaccaccaccaccaccatcaccgacgAGGACTCCAGACCCGCTCACCCCGCCACTACTCCTTCccgcttcctcctccaccctaccTCTTCCGCCACGCCGCGTCCTGAACTCCCCCATCGTCGTGAACGGTCCCAggttcactaccaccaccaccacccctccacagcaCGGCACGAGGAGCCGGAAACGGCAGCGCtgcagcagaagaagagatggaaggGGGAAAGTTTCGGGATCGTCGGTGACGAACGGCACGCTGCAGACCGTGcagacaccaccaccagccaGGCCGGGGATCgtgcagaaggagaaggagaggcaggaacagcagcaacagcagcagcaacaggaggaggaggaagaggaggagaggtgaATGACCGTGTCCATATCGTCAGTTCGGGCTGGGCCTTCTCTGGCAGGTACTCAGCGGGAGGAGGAGCTCCTTCCACGCAGACTGGTGACCTGGCAGGGGTGGCGAACTCCTCACCAGGTGCGTGGCGGAGGTCGCAGAGAAAACGAAACCCTTTCAGATGTCGTTGCAGCTGTTGTCTGGAATTCCCGCCttttccctaccccctccacagcAGTTCCTCCCCCCGGACAGTTCTGGCCGACCcaggcacagggagagggagagggggtgtgctGAAGAGAGCGGGCAGTGAACAGTATGGGTCTCCTCCCGACAGCAGACACAGTGTCAGCGAGAAGGAGCAGGAAGGCCGTGGCTCCTCCCCCAGCCACCAGCCACCTCCGCGAAAAGTGTCCAGAGCCGGTCCTAAGGGATCCCTCCCCCAGCTGCAGGACTGCTCGGTACACGTGTGGCGGCTGCCTCACGAGGTGTGTCTGAGCGGGGGACTGACGGTGTCGGGGGACCCGGGGCACCACCAACCGCTGAGTGCTGACAGTGAGGTCGCAGGGTCTTCTGACGGGCCCGGGGAGTCACCGTGGAGCGCTGTCCCCTCCCGCGCCGCCCCCCACCCGGACACACCACCCTGCACCGTCCTCCTCCGACCCTTGCCGTCATCCTGGCGCCACAGCCTCTCCTCCGACTCCTCCCTCAAACTGCCACCCGAGTGGTGGGTgtcggtggtggcggtggggggcgcCCGCGcaccctccgcctcctcctcctcctcctcctccttctccctcacactccctcctccaccgcttcccacaccatcaccaccaccaccaccaccacccttctccgcAACGGTGAAGGGCGACCACTcggaacgacaacaacaacaacagccatccccctcctcctcctcctcctcctcctccatctcctcctctttcttctcctcctctcacgCCGTGAGCGACAAACACGGCGCCGACGCGACACACTCTGCACAGATGTCGCCGCACTACACGGCGTCACCGGGAAGAGGGAAGAAAAGACAGGCCGCGGACCCCAGCACGCTCCACCAGCGTCCAGCCAAAATCTACAGAACGGCCTCGGAAAAGCTGCTGCCCAAAAACCTGGCCTTGTCCCACCagcaccgccactaccaccaccaccaccaccaccaccaacaacgacagcaacagcggCAGAAGCACAGCCAGGGCTTGAACCCgcgtagtgatggtggtagtagtggcgAAGGAGGGAC
Protein-coding regions in this window:
- the LOC143277781 gene encoding uncharacterized protein LOC143277781 isoform X2; translation: MMRTQKTTTTKKKKRRRRRWKPRRSRSNQQREGFGGNTLLKNNASLLSGSSSRNSQTTSTSEVRLWKRRQEQRFSNCLFVCEKCDDGSLTEHHHHHDGHEAHVLRKAGSSQLCCSSCGSSGATTTTTITDEDSRPAHPATTPSRFLLHPTSSATPRPELPHRRERSQVHYHHHHPSTARHEEPETAALQQKKRWKGESFGIVGDERHAADRADTTTSQAGDRAEGEGEAGTAATAAATGGGGRGGEVNDRVHIVSSGWAFSGRYSAGGGAPSTQTGDLAGVANSSPGAWRRSQRKRNPFRCRCSCCLEFPPFPYPLHSSSSPRTVLADPGTGRGRGGVLKRAGSEQYGSPPDSRHSVSEKEQEGRGSSPSHQPPPRKVSRAGPKGSLPQLQDCSVHVWRLPHEVCLSGGLTVSGDPGHHQPLSADSEVAGSSDGPGESPWSAVPSRAAPHPDTPPCTVLLRPLPSSWRHSLSSDSSLKLPPEWWVSVVAVGGARAPSASSSSSSSFSLTLPPPPLPTPSPPPPPPPFSATVKGDHSERQQQQQPSPSSSSSSSSISSSFFSSSHAVSDKHGADATHSAQMSPHYTASPGRGKKRQAADPSTLHQRPAKIYRTASEKLLPKNLALSHQHRHYHHHHHHHQQRQQQRQKHSQGLNPRSDGGSSGEGGTVALDSPNRRSERSVLNVPRTPTATAEAALAARQRSSSPVVVAASSTSTRRRGRPPGTRLTCVLCHSRFSSSSDMQIHLNKHLGKKKEVEEKDKKKKEPLLPLPAGEKEGPSSDSSLETSPPRHATPSTTTNTTTATNTNTNTTNIAAANASSRSGVCHRCGFLAPSPSALARHVTILHPPKPHTCPLCWLTLTSSHTLQRHLRGHRPAGHTSTSSFHHHHHHHPHPHGVRGGKCGRKKKGKKRKRNGVVLSLVLLLT
- the LOC143277781 gene encoding uncharacterized protein LOC143277781 isoform X1 produces the protein MMRTQKTTTTKKKKRRRRRWKPRRSRSNQQREGFGGNTLLKNNASLLSGSSSRNSQTTSTSEVRLWKRRQEQRFSNCLFVCEKCDDGSLTEHHHHHDGHEAHVLRKAGSSQLCCSSCGSSGATTTTTITDEDSRPAHPATTPSRFLLHPTSSATPRPELPHRRERSQVHYHHHHPSTARHEEPETAALQQKKRWKGESFGIVGDERHAADRADTTTSQAGDRAEGEGEAGTAATAAATGGGGRGGEVNDRVHIVSSGWAFSGRYSAGGGAPSTQTGDLAGVANSSPGAWRRSQRKRNPFRCRCSCCLEFPPFPYPLHSSSSPRTVLADPGTGRGRGGVLKRAGSEQYGSPPDSRHSVSEKEQEGRGSSPSHQPPPRKVSRAGPKGSLPQLQDCSVHVWRLPHEVCLSGGLTVSGDPGHHQPLSADSEVAGSSDGPGESPWSAVPSRAAPHPDTPPCTVLLRPLPSSWRHSLSSDSSLKLPPEWWVSVVAVGGARAPSASSSSSSSFSLTLPPPPLPTPSPPPPPPPFSATVKGDHSERQQQQQPSPSSSSSSSSISSSFFSSSHAVSDKHGADATHSAQMSPHYTASPGRGKKRQAADPSTLHQRPAKIYRTASEKLLPKNLALSHQHRHYHHHHHHHQQRQQQRQKHSQGLNPRSDGGSSGEGGTVALDSPNRRSERSVLNVPRTPTATAEAALAARQRSSSPVVVAASSTSTRRRGRPPGTRLTCVLCHSRFSSSSDMQIHLNKHLGKKKEVEEKDKKKKEPLLPLPAGEKEGPSSDSSLETSPPRHATPSTTTNTTTATNTNTNTTNIAAANASSRSGVCHRCGFLAPSPSALARHVTILHPPKPHTCPLCWLTLTSSHTLQRHLRGHRPAGHTSTSSFHHHHHHHPHPHGVRGGKCGRKKKGKKRKRNGVVLSLVGQVLLLT